In Candidatus Delongbacteria bacterium, one genomic interval encodes:
- the menD gene encoding 2-succinyl-5-enolpyruvyl-6-hydroxy-3-cyclohexene-1-carboxylic-acid synthase, whose protein sequence is MPIGTENRSQLVASLVVEELHRKGLRFAVLCPGSRNTALTITLVEHGGFQLQRAHDERAAAFMALGWARASGQPALVLTTSGSAVAHLLPAAVEADQDDLPLLLLCADRPPELRHTGANQTVEHAGLLASVLRASLDLPLPDDRRPLDWLLASVDEAVDRCKGPQAGPVLLNLPFEKPLEPTPSPLEVACLTGLESWRANGQPWRAGGYGAPAPNPDASAQLARLLADARHPVFLLGYTRRHEDALAVAALASLLGVPLLVDLLSGLRLDGTQRNLVRHGDLLARLKSPLLERCDAVIQFGARLVSSALGEFVSQRETRALACLDPSPRRLDPTHSQALRLCVPAGQAADLVGNAFATAGQPDRAWADELMNADRRIERKLSQECDTLGTGGEVELARLLARELPAGHAIWCANSMPVRDMARWAGEGQCRQVLAARGASGIDGTLASALGACQALAGPLTLFCGDLSLLHDLNSLLPVARSSAPLTILVVNNEGGGIFHHLPVVANRHFHPWFDTPHDVDIQQVCGAMGLPSWCPTGLSGLRDALAAAWSSGRPGLVEFRCPPGAAATRQRDLLEALANLA, encoded by the coding sequence ATGCCCATCGGCACTGAGAACCGCAGCCAACTGGTGGCCAGCCTGGTGGTGGAAGAACTGCATCGCAAAGGCCTGCGCTTTGCCGTGCTCTGCCCGGGCAGCCGCAACACGGCGCTGACCATCACACTGGTGGAACACGGCGGCTTTCAGCTTCAACGCGCGCATGACGAGCGCGCCGCTGCCTTCATGGCGCTGGGGTGGGCGCGGGCCAGCGGTCAGCCAGCCCTGGTGCTGACCACTTCGGGCAGCGCGGTGGCTCACCTGCTGCCCGCGGCCGTGGAAGCCGATCAGGATGATCTGCCGCTGCTCTTGCTTTGCGCCGATCGCCCTCCTGAGCTGCGTCACACGGGTGCCAACCAGACCGTGGAGCACGCGGGACTGCTGGCCTCCGTTCTGCGCGCGTCTCTGGACCTGCCCCTGCCCGACGACCGCCGCCCGCTGGACTGGCTGCTGGCCTCGGTCGACGAGGCCGTGGACCGCTGCAAGGGCCCACAGGCTGGCCCCGTGCTGCTCAATCTGCCCTTCGAGAAACCTCTGGAACCGACGCCGTCCCCGCTTGAAGTGGCCTGTCTCACGGGACTTGAGAGCTGGCGTGCCAACGGACAACCCTGGCGAGCCGGTGGCTACGGAGCACCCGCGCCCAACCCCGATGCCAGTGCGCAACTGGCCCGCTTGCTTGCAGATGCTCGCCATCCGGTCTTCCTGCTGGGATACACGCGGCGTCACGAAGATGCGCTGGCGGTCGCGGCACTGGCCAGCTTGCTGGGGGTGCCCCTGCTGGTCGATCTGCTCTCGGGCCTGCGTCTGGATGGCACACAGCGGAATCTGGTCCGACACGGCGACTTGCTGGCGCGTCTGAAATCGCCCCTGCTGGAGCGCTGCGACGCGGTGATCCAGTTCGGCGCGCGCCTGGTGTCGTCCGCGCTGGGCGAGTTCGTATCCCAGCGGGAGACGCGTGCCCTGGCCTGTCTGGATCCTTCGCCCCGGCGTCTGGACCCCACCCACAGCCAGGCCCTGCGGCTCTGTGTTCCGGCCGGGCAGGCTGCGGACCTGGTCGGCAATGCCTTCGCAACGGCAGGACAGCCGGATCGAGCCTGGGCGGACGAGCTGATGAACGCGGATCGGCGGATCGAACGGAAGCTCAGCCAGGAATGCGACACACTAGGTACCGGGGGTGAAGTGGAACTGGCGCGCCTGCTGGCTCGCGAGCTGCCTGCCGGACACGCCATCTGGTGTGCCAACAGCATGCCCGTGCGCGACATGGCGCGCTGGGCCGGCGAAGGGCAGTGCCGTCAGGTGCTGGCCGCGCGAGGTGCCAGCGGCATCGACGGCACGCTGGCCTCGGCCCTGGGAGCCTGCCAGGCCCTGGCTGGGCCGCTGACCCTGTTCTGCGGCGACCTGAGCCTGCTGCACGATCTCAACTCCCTGCTGCCCGTGGCCCGCAGTTCGGCTCCACTGACCATCCTGGTGGTCAACAACGAAGGCGGCGGCATCTTCCATCATCTGCCCGTGGTTGCCAACCGGCACTTCCATCCCTGGTTCGACACCCCGCACGATGTAGATATCCAGCAGGTTTGCGGGGCCATGGGACTGCCTTCGTGGTGCCCAACCGGGCTTTCCGGCTTGCGTGATGCGCTGGCGGCCGCCTGGAGCAGCGGACGGCCCGGTCTGGTGGAATTCCGCTGCCCGCCAGGAGCGGCCGCCACACGCCAGCGGGACCTGCTGGAAGCCTTGGCGAACCTGGCATGA
- the aroF gene encoding 3-deoxy-7-phosphoheptulonate synthase: MPDPELRDRLLERARQLGLDLQLHFQGARPFAFAELAQADPRLVRELAALTGIRRAWTQSLPWILAGRDWQSEDTRIPVGRITFGGDQLVLMAGPCSVESAPQILELSSLLAREGAHILRGGAFKPRSNPYSFQGLRHEGLTLLRQASQVSGLPVVTEVMSIADLDAVAAVADVIQVGARLCQHFELLHELGRIQRPVLLKRGFGTTLEELLLAAEHIMAHGNPRVMLCERGIRTFETAARYTFDLNAIPILKQWSHLPVIADPSHATGNARWVGAVARAAVAAGADGLMLEVHERPDTALSDGEQSLTPAAFSGLRRELEALCEPLGRRMAPVGQGAPGPERYLAGSPR; encoded by the coding sequence ATGCCCGATCCGGAACTGCGGGACCGCCTGCTCGAGAGGGCACGCCAACTGGGGCTGGACCTGCAACTGCACTTCCAGGGGGCCCGGCCCTTCGCATTCGCTGAGCTGGCCCAGGCCGATCCACGCCTCGTGCGCGAACTGGCGGCCCTGACCGGCATCCGCCGGGCCTGGACCCAGTCGCTGCCCTGGATCCTTGCGGGGCGTGACTGGCAGAGCGAGGACACCCGGATTCCCGTGGGGCGCATCACGTTCGGCGGAGACCAGCTGGTCCTGATGGCCGGCCCCTGCAGCGTGGAAAGCGCTCCGCAGATCCTGGAGCTGTCCAGTCTGCTGGCACGCGAGGGCGCGCACATTCTGCGCGGAGGAGCGTTCAAACCCCGCAGCAATCCCTACTCCTTCCAGGGCTTGCGTCACGAAGGATTGACACTGCTGCGACAGGCTTCCCAGGTCTCCGGCCTGCCGGTGGTCACCGAGGTGATGAGCATTGCGGACCTGGATGCCGTGGCCGCTGTGGCCGACGTGATCCAGGTGGGCGCTCGCCTCTGCCAGCACTTCGAGCTACTGCACGAGCTGGGCCGCATCCAGCGACCGGTGTTGCTGAAGCGGGGCTTTGGCACCACGCTCGAGGAACTTCTGCTGGCCGCCGAGCACATCATGGCGCACGGAAATCCCCGTGTGATGCTCTGTGAACGCGGGATCCGCACCTTCGAGACCGCGGCACGCTACACCTTCGACCTGAATGCGATTCCCATTCTCAAGCAGTGGAGCCACTTGCCCGTGATCGCCGATCCGTCACACGCCACGGGCAACGCCCGCTGGGTGGGGGCGGTGGCCCGGGCCGCGGTGGCCGCCGGCGCCGATGGCCTGATGCTTGAAGTGCACGAACGCCCGGACACGGCGCTCAGTGACGGGGAGCAGAGTCTCACACCCGCGGCATTCTCCGGCCTGCGGCGCGAACTGGAAGCACTCTGCGAGCCTCTCGGACGACGGATGGCCCCCGTGGGCCAGGGTGCACCCGGCCCGGAGCGATATCTGGCGGGCAGCCCGCGGTGA
- a CDS encoding isochorismate synthase produces the protein MRQRNDGSRWFWQAREGHWQLGLGQARRVDLSAPDARLPAEIRGLLIWPFSSSPENGDWGELAHPRLLEPRFHLCGDSRGLELSWTCDAPDTASALARLQALLAEPVSDRPSRVLKAHLLADSSREQWNQGVARILERFDSGALEKCVLSCWRDYQWDAAPDVFELLERLPADQGTRLVVAAGDAGSFLALSPEKLYRRGGHELWCDALAGTRQAGHATASPDLESELMDSDKDRREQALVSAALVRELREAGATRIDCGPVHTSQAGSLLHLRSTVHAGRTPDSGDLALVRTLHPTPALCGTPREAARTLLASLESHSRGLYGGLVGPLSPDWTELSVGIRSARLQGRTLRLYAGAGLVPGSDVDAEWQETRHKLAVLESALGLQPESSPRSRSTMHAHRH, from the coding sequence ATGCGACAACGCAATGACGGCTCGCGGTGGTTCTGGCAGGCCCGGGAAGGACACTGGCAACTGGGGCTTGGGCAGGCTCGCCGTGTGGACCTGTCTGCGCCCGACGCGCGCCTGCCCGCCGAGATCCGGGGACTGCTGATCTGGCCTTTCTCCTCGAGTCCGGAGAATGGAGACTGGGGCGAACTGGCCCATCCGCGCCTGCTGGAGCCCAGGTTTCATCTGTGTGGTGACTCTCGCGGGCTGGAGCTGAGCTGGACCTGCGATGCCCCTGACACGGCGTCTGCCCTGGCCAGATTGCAGGCGCTGCTGGCCGAACCGGTGTCCGACAGGCCCTCGCGTGTCCTCAAGGCGCACCTGCTGGCCGACTCATCGCGCGAGCAGTGGAATCAGGGCGTGGCCAGGATTCTGGAAAGATTCGACTCGGGCGCGCTGGAGAAGTGTGTGCTGTCCTGCTGGCGCGACTACCAGTGGGATGCGGCACCCGATGTCTTCGAACTGCTGGAGCGTTTGCCCGCCGACCAGGGCACACGATTGGTGGTTGCCGCGGGCGACGCGGGCTCCTTTCTGGCGCTCAGTCCCGAGAAACTCTACCGCCGTGGCGGTCACGAACTTTGGTGCGATGCGCTGGCCGGCACGCGCCAGGCCGGACACGCAACCGCCAGCCCGGATCTGGAGTCCGAGCTGATGGACTCGGACAAGGATCGGCGCGAACAGGCTCTGGTCAGCGCGGCACTGGTGCGCGAGCTGCGCGAGGCCGGCGCCACCCGGATCGACTGCGGGCCCGTGCACACCAGCCAGGCGGGTTCCCTGCTGCACCTGCGCAGCACGGTGCACGCCGGACGGACGCCCGACTCGGGCGACCTGGCGCTGGTGCGGACCCTGCATCCCACACCCGCCCTCTGTGGCACCCCGCGGGAGGCCGCGCGCACATTGCTGGCCAGTCTGGAAAGCCACAGTCGGGGCCTGTACGGAGGACTGGTCGGGCCACTGAGCCCTGACTGGACCGAGTTGAGCGTGGGGATTCGCAGTGCCCGACTCCAGGGGCGCACCCTCAGGCTGTACGCGGGTGCCGGACTGGTGCCCGGGTCCGATGTGGACGCCGAATGGCAGGAAACCCGCCACAAGCTGGCCGTACTGGAGTCGGCGCTGGGGCTGCAGCCCGAGTCATCACCCCGTTCGAGGAGCACCATGCATGCCCATCGGCACTGA
- a CDS encoding TetR/AcrR family transcriptional regulator, producing MSLPDPDLDLSPVKVSPELANATTAYQQLDPRKQASIFAAAAEEFSRKGYSSASMNSLVRNAGISKGSLFQYFRSKQDLFLGLLELATSEVRHWLRAVRDETREQPLPLRLRRLLSSGLVFIDGHPRLARLYFQLLQSGDAPFGGEQLKALHRRSRRFLAGILEEAAARGELRPGLDIERASFLVNSVFERFLQACYMEHLSPMDHGKDHDPLALEAWIDDLVDMMTGGLCQQPEPGAEPSDTHPSAPSGKDAPNG from the coding sequence ATGTCGCTGCCCGATCCAGACCTCGACCTGAGTCCCGTAAAGGTCTCACCCGAGCTGGCCAACGCCACCACGGCCTACCAGCAGCTGGACCCACGCAAGCAAGCCAGTATTTTCGCGGCGGCTGCCGAAGAGTTTTCTCGCAAGGGCTACAGCTCGGCCTCGATGAATTCGCTGGTGCGCAATGCGGGAATCAGCAAGGGAAGCCTGTTCCAGTACTTTCGCAGCAAACAGGATCTGTTCCTGGGCTTGCTGGAACTGGCGACCAGCGAGGTGCGCCACTGGCTGCGTGCCGTGCGCGACGAAACCCGCGAACAGCCATTGCCCCTGAGGCTGAGACGCCTGCTGTCCAGCGGGCTGGTATTCATCGACGGTCATCCACGCCTCGCGCGTCTCTATTTCCAGTTGCTGCAATCGGGCGACGCGCCCTTCGGCGGCGAGCAGCTGAAAGCCCTGCATCGCCGCAGCCGCCGCTTCCTCGCGGGAATCCTGGAAGAGGCGGCCGCGCGTGGAGAACTGCGCCCCGGGCTGGACATCGAGCGCGCGTCCTTCCTGGTCAATTCGGTCTTCGAACGCTTCCTGCAAGCCTGTTACATGGAGCACCTCTCGCCCATGGATCACGGCAAGGACCATGACCCGCTGGCATTGGAAGCCTGGATCGATGATCTGGTGGACATGATGACCGGCGGCCTCTGCCAACAGCCCGAACCGGGCGCCGAGCCCAGCGACACTCACCCTTCTGCCCCGTCCGGAAAGGATGCCCCCAATGGCTGA
- the menB gene encoding 1,4-dihydroxy-2-naphthoyl-CoA synthase yields the protein MSAVDWQASGSWQDILYHKAEGIARITINRPEVRNAFRPKTVMEMRAALQDAREDSQIGVIILTGQGELAFCSGGDQRVRGDAGYDDGSGVLRLNVLDFQREIRSCPKPVVAMVAGYAIGGGHVLHLLCDITIAADNARFGQTGPRVGSFDGGYGASYLARCVGQKKAREIWFLCRQYDAQQALEMGLVNTVVPLARLEEETVAWCREMLANSPLALRCLKAAFNADCDGQAGLQELAGCATLLFYMSEEGQEGRNAYLEKRAPEFGQFTRHP from the coding sequence ATGAGTGCGGTGGACTGGCAGGCCAGCGGAAGCTGGCAGGACATTCTGTACCACAAAGCGGAAGGCATCGCCCGGATCACGATCAACCGGCCCGAAGTGCGCAACGCCTTCCGGCCGAAGACGGTCATGGAAATGCGCGCCGCGCTCCAGGATGCGCGCGAGGACAGCCAGATCGGAGTGATCATCCTCACCGGTCAGGGGGAGCTGGCGTTCTGCTCCGGGGGCGACCAGCGTGTGCGTGGCGATGCGGGTTATGACGATGGCAGCGGCGTGCTGCGACTGAACGTGCTGGACTTCCAGCGTGAGATCCGCAGCTGCCCCAAGCCCGTTGTCGCCATGGTCGCGGGCTATGCGATCGGCGGCGGCCATGTGCTGCACCTGCTGTGCGACATCACCATCGCGGCCGACAATGCGCGCTTCGGCCAGACCGGTCCGCGCGTGGGCTCCTTCGACGGCGGGTACGGAGCCAGTTATCTGGCGCGCTGCGTGGGGCAGAAGAAGGCCCGCGAAATCTGGTTCCTCTGTCGCCAGTACGACGCCCAGCAGGCCCTGGAGATGGGCCTGGTGAACACGGTGGTGCCATTGGCCCGGCTGGAAGAGGAGACCGTGGCCTGGTGCCGCGAGATGTTGGCCAATTCGCCGCTGGCCCTGCGCTGCCTGAAGGCGGCCTTCAACGCCGACTGCGATGGCCAGGCCGGACTGCAGGAGCTGGCCGGCTGCGCGACGCTGCTGTTCTACATGTCGGAAGAGGGCCAGGAAGGACGCAATGCCTACCTGGAGAAGCGAGCCCCCGAGTTCGGTCAGTTCACGCGTCACCCCTGA
- a CDS encoding alpha/beta fold hydrolase, whose protein sequence is MTRDTRATDAPRPSLLLLHGFMGSADDWSPLRLQDVARVTALDLPGHGLPPQSWPAGGSGFERTLDWLESALRQCGPRPRFLAGYSLGGRLALALALRCPHELDGLILLASSAGLAGNDARTARLRLDEQRARELVQDFPGFLDSWYRQPLFGELRHRPGFPAVLERRLRSDPRELARALVFFSPGKLPVFQEELARLDLPVLLLAGEEDAAYATLSRSLQQQLPRAQRVVLTGVAHALLEEDPAGCAREITRFINQIG, encoded by the coding sequence ATGACCCGTGACACGCGCGCCACCGACGCGCCACGCCCCAGCCTGCTCCTGCTGCACGGCTTCATGGGATCCGCGGACGACTGGAGCCCGCTCCGACTGCAGGACGTGGCGCGTGTCACCGCGCTGGACCTGCCCGGACACGGCCTGCCACCCCAGAGCTGGCCTGCCGGTGGCTCGGGTTTCGAGCGCACGCTGGACTGGCTCGAATCCGCGCTGCGCCAGTGTGGACCGCGGCCCCGCTTTCTGGCCGGCTATTCCCTCGGAGGGCGCCTGGCGCTGGCGCTGGCCCTGCGCTGTCCGCATGAGCTGGACGGACTGATTCTGCTGGCATCGTCCGCAGGACTTGCCGGAAATGACGCACGCACCGCACGCCTCCGGCTGGACGAGCAACGGGCGCGTGAGTTGGTGCAGGACTTTCCGGGATTTCTGGACAGCTGGTACCGCCAGCCATTGTTCGGCGAGCTGAGACACCGTCCCGGATTCCCGGCGGTGCTGGAACGGCGCCTGCGCAGCGATCCCCGTGAACTGGCGCGCGCGCTGGTCTTCTTCAGCCCGGGCAAGCTGCCCGTGTTCCAGGAAGAACTGGCGCGCCTCGATCTGCCCGTGCTGCTGCTGGCGGGCGAAGAGGATGCGGCCTATGCCACGCTCTCGCGGAGTTTGCAGCAGCAGCTTCCCCGGGCACAGCGAGTGGTGTTGACCGGCGTCGCCCACGCCCTCCTCGAGGAGGACCCCGCGGGCTGTGCGCGGGAGATCACACGATTCATCAATCAGATCGGCTGA
- a CDS encoding 1,4-dihydroxy-2-naphthoate polyprenyltransferase, whose product MHKLTLWLGAFRPRTLGAALAPVAMGVAWAAAHGTRQWMLAVLVLLSALLIQIGTNLANDYFDFRKGADTAERIGPRRLSQSGLMSPRDVRRAFVLAFALAVAIGAVLLARGGLPIFVIGVLAVAFGVLYTGGPFPLAYNGLGDVFAFVFFGPVAVAGTVWVLALEWVPRAALAGVGPGLLSAALLVVNNLRDREQDRVARKRTLVVRFGVGYARSQYMVCLVGAALIPVFQVWTGAAGPALLLASASILLALPAARLVLTAQGPILNQALAGTGKTLLLYGLAWSVGILV is encoded by the coding sequence ATGCACAAGCTGACACTCTGGCTGGGCGCCTTTCGTCCGCGCACTCTGGGAGCGGCGCTGGCACCCGTGGCGATGGGAGTTGCCTGGGCGGCCGCGCATGGCACACGCCAATGGATGCTGGCGGTCCTGGTGCTGCTCTCCGCCCTGCTGATCCAGATTGGCACCAACCTGGCCAACGACTACTTCGATTTCCGCAAGGGCGCGGACACGGCGGAACGCATCGGGCCACGACGTCTTTCCCAGAGCGGGTTGATGTCACCCCGGGATGTGCGCCGGGCCTTCGTGCTGGCCTTCGCGCTGGCCGTTGCCATTGGCGCGGTCCTGCTGGCCCGGGGCGGGTTGCCGATCTTCGTGATCGGTGTGCTCGCGGTCGCCTTCGGGGTGCTCTACACGGGCGGCCCGTTCCCGCTGGCCTACAATGGACTCGGTGACGTGTTCGCCTTCGTGTTCTTCGGGCCGGTGGCGGTGGCCGGCACGGTCTGGGTACTGGCGCTGGAATGGGTGCCCCGGGCGGCTCTGGCCGGAGTGGGTCCGGGACTGCTCTCGGCGGCCCTGCTGGTGGTGAACAATCTGCGCGACCGCGAGCAGGACCGGGTGGCCCGCAAGCGCACCCTGGTGGTGCGGTTCGGTGTCGGTTATGCCCGTTCGCAGTACATGGTCTGCCTGGTGGGGGCCGCGTTGATTCCCGTGTTCCAGGTCTGGACGGGCGCGGCGGGACCGGCCCTGCTGCTGGCCAGCGCGTCCATTCTGCTGGCACTTCCCGCGGCCCGGCTGGTCCTGACGGCCCAGGGACCGATTCTCAACCAGGCCCTGGCGGGCACCGGCAAGACTCTGCTGCTCTACGGGCTGGCCTGGTCCGTGGGAATCCTGGTGTGA
- a CDS encoding DNA internalization-related competence protein ComEC/Rec2: MELTHRTRGVMPLTDAFAVRFAVWLGLAWILARVVEGWLQDWTGWALVLGPPACLLAIGLGERPGARILLALCLVCVLALPESRLRLAGHAPRQALLLQEIGRESAPRQRQYRYLRLWLVDSLGHCVPSGRVLESHDMSEPRARESTLLLPPHAPGQAARLLARPPVNPGGFDEVGWLTRLSCEARLAASGLDQARAMAPDTGPPMLWQDRLENLRLAARHTVSMRIRRQLSPETGAFLVSLMLGDRSGLDRERLAGWRASGLAHLLALSGLHVGLLAGLLLQTLGLLRVPRLGREGALLCFLIGYVWLVGAPASVVRASSMAMLLLLARRLERGQPLLLVLLLCAEVQLLLQPGQLLQAGFLLSYLAVAALALGLGNGESTRHRPRARIRRLGRSLLLAARTSLTVTLFTAGVTLHFFGRLPLGGIALNLLAIPACGVVLSTGVLHTVVALPGNPLPALLETGVWFLDRLALLGADPRSHILWKPSGAVSLWLGVLPFIVLLMRGRLQRALIVCGISGCLLALGLKLRTLHRPESLELLALDVDQGDATLLLAPGGERVLVDAGVRSAHRDMGLRLLPVLAREAPEGLDWLVLTHPDADHIGGALSLLRNLPVRAVLYNGEWRRNALCDSLRMVCDSLGLSPRRARPGMQLARDPRWRLRVLGPPAGTLLPEGNERSVVLRVEHGLHAALLAGDAGLPAETWLLAWGPLLESQVLKLGHHGSRHSSSPAWLDAVSPELCLVSCGRRNRYGHPSPEVLQRCRDRGARILRSDHRAAIWLRFDRQGIRELNWPGRPAGPLFHSRHPQEEE; encoded by the coding sequence ATGGAACTGACTCACAGGACACGCGGTGTGATGCCGCTGACGGATGCCTTCGCCGTGCGGTTTGCCGTCTGGCTGGGGCTGGCCTGGATTCTTGCCCGAGTGGTCGAGGGCTGGTTGCAGGACTGGACAGGCTGGGCGCTGGTTCTGGGGCCACCGGCCTGTCTGCTCGCCATCGGTTTGGGCGAGCGACCTGGTGCGCGGATTCTGCTGGCTCTGTGTCTGGTCTGTGTCCTGGCTCTGCCGGAATCGCGACTCCGTCTTGCGGGGCATGCTCCCCGCCAGGCGTTGCTGCTTCAGGAGATCGGGCGCGAAAGCGCACCCCGTCAACGCCAGTACCGATATCTGCGACTCTGGCTTGTCGATTCTCTCGGGCATTGTGTGCCATCCGGACGCGTGCTCGAGTCCCATGACATGAGCGAGCCGCGTGCGAGGGAATCCACCCTGCTGCTGCCACCACATGCACCGGGTCAGGCGGCCAGGCTGCTGGCTCGCCCTCCGGTGAATCCGGGTGGATTCGACGAGGTGGGCTGGCTGACCCGGCTCTCCTGTGAGGCGCGCCTGGCTGCGAGTGGGCTGGATCAGGCCCGGGCCATGGCGCCGGACACGGGGCCGCCCATGCTCTGGCAGGACCGGCTCGAGAATCTGCGGCTTGCCGCTCGTCACACGGTGAGCATGCGCATCCGGCGTCAGCTGAGCCCCGAGACGGGCGCGTTCCTCGTGTCCCTGATGCTCGGGGATCGCAGCGGCCTCGATCGCGAGCGCCTGGCGGGATGGCGTGCCAGTGGTCTGGCGCACCTGCTGGCGCTCTCGGGTCTGCATGTGGGCTTGCTGGCCGGACTGCTGCTGCAGACCCTCGGGCTGCTGCGCGTTCCGCGCCTGGGCCGGGAAGGGGCGCTGTTGTGCTTCCTGATCGGATATGTCTGGCTGGTGGGGGCGCCCGCATCCGTGGTGCGAGCTTCCAGCATGGCCATGCTGCTGTTGCTGGCGCGCCGTCTCGAGCGGGGACAGCCCTTGTTGCTGGTACTGCTGCTCTGTGCCGAGGTCCAGTTGCTGCTGCAGCCAGGTCAGTTGCTCCAGGCTGGCTTCCTGCTTTCCTACCTGGCCGTCGCGGCCCTGGCTCTTGGTCTGGGAAATGGTGAATCCACCCGGCACCGCCCGCGGGCCCGTATCCGGCGATTGGGGCGGTCCCTGCTGCTGGCCGCCCGGACCAGTCTCACGGTGACCCTCTTCACCGCAGGCGTGACACTTCATTTCTTCGGTCGCCTGCCTCTGGGGGGCATCGCACTGAATCTGCTGGCGATTCCCGCCTGCGGGGTCGTGCTCTCCACGGGCGTGTTGCACACGGTTGTCGCGCTTCCCGGAAATCCATTGCCGGCCCTGCTTGAGACGGGTGTCTGGTTCCTGGATCGTCTGGCCCTGCTGGGTGCGGATCCACGGTCGCACATCCTCTGGAAGCCCTCAGGTGCCGTCTCGCTCTGGCTCGGTGTGCTGCCCTTCATCGTGCTGCTCATGCGGGGGCGACTCCAGCGCGCGTTGATCGTCTGTGGGATTTCGGGTTGCCTCCTGGCTCTGGGGCTGAAACTTCGGACACTGCACCGCCCCGAGTCTCTGGAGCTGCTGGCGCTTGATGTGGATCAGGGCGACGCGACCCTGCTGCTGGCTCCTGGAGGGGAACGGGTCCTCGTGGACGCTGGTGTGCGCAGCGCGCACCGGGACATGGGTCTGCGCCTGTTGCCCGTGCTGGCCCGGGAGGCCCCGGAGGGTCTGGACTGGCTCGTGCTGACCCACCCGGATGCGGATCACATCGGCGGAGCACTTTCCTTGCTGCGCAACCTGCCCGTCAGGGCCGTGCTTTACAATGGAGAATGGCGCAGGAATGCCCTGTGTGACAGCCTGCGCATGGTCTGCGATTCCCTTGGTCTGTCTCCGCGCCGGGCCCGCCCCGGCATGCAGTTGGCGCGGGACCCGCGCTGGCGCCTGCGCGTGCTGGGTCCACCCGCGGGGACACTCCTGCCCGAAGGCAATGAGCGCAGTGTGGTCCTGCGTGTCGAGCACGGATTACACGCGGCCTTGCTCGCCGGCGATGCGGGTCTGCCGGCCGAGACCTGGTTGCTGGCGTGGGGCCCCCTGCTGGAGAGTCAGGTGCTCAAGCTGGGGCATCACGGTTCGCGCCACAGCAGCTCTCCCGCCTGGCTGGATGCCGTGTCGCCCGAGCTCTGCCTGGTGAGCTGCGGACGCCGCAACCGCTACGGCCACCCCAGCCCCGAGGTACTCCAGCGTTGCCGCGACCGGGGAGCCAGAATCCTGCGCAGCGACCACAGGGCGGCCATCTGGTTGAGATTCGATCGGCAGGGAATCCGTGAACTGAACTGGCCGGGGCGTCCCGCGGGTCCTCTGTTTCACAGTCGTCATCCACAGGAGGAAGAATGA
- the trxA gene encoding thioredoxin yields the protein MATQNLDLENFEATVTKDGIVLVDCWASWCGPCRMFGPIFEAAAEKHPDHVFGKLDTENNPQLAAQLKIQSIPTIMGFRDGIMVFRQAGALPEAAFEDLIGKIEALDMEDVRKKIAAQSKN from the coding sequence ATGGCAACTCAAAATCTGGACCTGGAAAACTTCGAAGCAACCGTGACCAAGGACGGCATCGTGCTGGTGGACTGCTGGGCTTCCTGGTGCGGCCCCTGCCGCATGTTCGGCCCGATTTTCGAAGCCGCTGCCGAGAAGCATCCCGACCACGTCTTCGGAAAACTGGATACGGAGAACAATCCTCAGTTGGCCGCGCAGCTCAAGATCCAGTCGATTCCCACGATCATGGGCTTCCGCGACGGGATCATGGTCTTCCGTCAGGCGGGCGCACTGCCCGAGGCCGCATTCGAGGACCTGATCGGCAAGATCGAAGCTCTGGACATGGAAGACGTCCGCAAGAAGATCGCCGCCCAGAGCAAGAACTGA